In one window of Scyliorhinus canicula chromosome 17, sScyCan1.1, whole genome shotgun sequence DNA:
- the LOC119952460 gene encoding serine-rich and transmembrane domain-containing 2-like yields MTEFDFRQAGNFTAVVFHQPTMSPDVEDSVGKPSNIYTYVAIFISLLVLLLVIMVTVLYRLKHVIAPVSSPVESAGNADIFTNVEAGSF; encoded by the coding sequence ATGACTGAGTTTGACTTCAGACAAGCTGGGAATTTCACTGCAGTGGTTTTCCACCAACCAACAATGTCTCCGGACGTGGAAGATTCAGTTGGTAAACCATCCAACATTTACACCTATGTGGCAATATTTATCAGCCTTTTGGTGCTTCTGCTGGTCATCATGGTCACAGTGCTGTACAGATTAAAGCATGTCATTGCTCCTGTTTCTTCACCCGTGGAAAGTGCTGGCAACGCAGATATTTTCACCAACGTGGAAGCCGGCAGCTTTTAA